The Pseudomonas viciae genomic interval CGATCCCGTTGAGCTGCTGCTCGATGACCTGCACCACGGTGTCCTGCACGGTTTGTGCGGATGCGCCTGGGTAGGTCACGGAAATGGCGATCGCCGGAGGGGCGATGCTCGGGTACTGGTTGATCGGCAATTTGAGGATCGAGAGAGCCCCGACCAGCATGATCACCAGGGCGATTACCCAGGCGAAAATCGGACGGTCGATAAAAAATTTCGACATGGTTTACTCCCCTTTGCCGCCGGCTGCTTTATCAGCTGCCTGAGCGGGGGCCGGGTTCTTGGCACCAACATTGGTGGCTTCGGTGGCTTTGACTTCCACCCCTGGCCGTACGTACTGCAACCCTTCGGTGATCAAGCGATCGCCGGCCTTGAGCCCGTCTTCGATCAGCCACTGGCTGCCGACGGTGCGGCTGGCCTTGAGCTGACGCAACTCGACCTTGTTGTCCGCGCCTACCACCAGGGCGGTCGGCGTGCCTTTGAGGTCGCGGGTCACGCCTTGCTGCGGGGCGAGGATCGCCGCGCTGTTCACACCGGACTGCAGTTGTGCGTGGACGAACATACCGGGCAGCAAGGTGTGATCCGGATTAGGGAACACGGCGCGCAAGGTCACCGAGCCGGTGGTCTGGTCGACCGACACCTCGGAGAACTCCAGCTTGCCCTCATGGGCATATTGGCTGCCGTCTTCCAGGGTCAGCTTGACCATGGCGGCGTTGTCACCGGCTTTCTGCAAGCGGCCGCTTTCCAGCTCACGGCGCAGCTGCAGCAGCTCTACCGAGCTTTGCGTCACGTCGACGTAGATCGGGTCCAGTTGCTGGATGGTTGCCAGGGCGTCGGTCTGACCGTTGCTCACCAACGCACCTTCGGTTACCGAGGAGCGACCAATGCGACCGGAGATCGGTGCGTAGACCTTGGTGTAGCGCACGTTGATCTGGGCGGTCTGCAGATTGGCTTCCGACTCCAGGCGGTTGGCCAAGGCGGTGTCGTATTCCTGGCGGCTGACGGCTTGTTCCTTGACCAGTTGCTGGTAACGATCGGAAATCGACTTGGTGGACCGCAGGTTGGCTTCGGCGCTCTTGAGCGTCGCTTCGTACACGGCCGGGTCGATCTGGTACAGCTGTTGGCCGGCCTTGACGTCGGCGCCTTCCTTGAACAGACGCTTGAGGATGATGCCGTT includes:
- a CDS encoding efflux RND transporter periplasmic adaptor subunit, with product MQFKPAVTALVTAIALASLLSGCKKEEAAPAPPPPQVGVVTLKTQPFTLTSELPGRTSAFRVAEVRPQVNGIILKRLFKEGADVKAGQQLYQIDPAVYEATLKSAEANLRSTKSISDRYQQLVKEQAVSRQEYDTALANRLESEANLQTAQINVRYTKVYAPISGRIGRSSVTEGALVSNGQTDALATIQQLDPIYVDVTQSSVELLQLRRELESGRLQKAGDNAAMVKLTLEDGSQYAHEGKLEFSEVSVDQTTGSVTLRAVFPNPDHTLLPGMFVHAQLQSGVNSAAILAPQQGVTRDLKGTPTALVVGADNKVELRQLKASRTVGSQWLIEDGLKAGDRLITEGLQYVRPGVEVKATEATNVGAKNPAPAQAADKAAGGKGE